From a region of the Methanocella sp. genome:
- the hxlA gene encoding 3-hexulose-6-phosphate synthase: MKPILQVALDEVELARAVNIAREAVAGGADYLEAGTPLIKSEGMNAVRTLKEDFGDHVVVADMKIMDTGAIEAEMAIKSGAGVVTILGACDDSTIQDAVRSAGRYGGKLMVDLINVPDPVARARRVQELGANIVCVHVGIDQQMVGKDPLDILKEVRKAASIQIAVAGGLNADSAATAVALGADIVIVGGNITHAKDVTGSARRVRQSIDAAGKQYIVQEKKSLDEETRELFMQVTTPNISDAMHRAPAMRDVKPLYEGIKIAGRAVTVQNFPGDWAKPVEAIDLAQKGDIIVIYNGSNYVAPWGELASRSCQQRGVAGVVIDGAIRDIDDIKKIKFPAFASASVPNASEPKGMGEINADITCGGLTVRPGDWIIGDDCGVMVVSAEHAYEIARRALEVKKTEDRQRTEIERGKTLAQVVDLHKWEKK; encoded by the coding sequence ATGAAACCCATTTTGCAGGTCGCCCTCGATGAAGTTGAGCTCGCCAGGGCGGTAAATATCGCCCGCGAGGCCGTCGCCGGAGGCGCCGATTACCTGGAGGCCGGCACGCCGCTCATCAAGAGCGAAGGCATGAACGCGGTACGCACGCTAAAGGAAGATTTCGGGGACCACGTGGTCGTGGCTGACATGAAGATTATGGACACGGGGGCCATCGAAGCCGAAATGGCCATTAAGTCGGGCGCCGGCGTGGTCACCATCCTGGGGGCCTGCGATGACTCCACGATACAGGACGCCGTCCGCTCCGCGGGAAGATACGGAGGTAAGCTCATGGTCGACCTGATTAACGTCCCGGATCCCGTGGCCCGGGCGAGGCGCGTTCAGGAACTCGGGGCCAACATCGTGTGTGTCCACGTAGGCATCGACCAGCAGATGGTGGGAAAGGACCCGCTGGATATCCTCAAGGAAGTGCGGAAGGCAGCCTCTATCCAGATCGCGGTCGCCGGCGGACTAAATGCCGACTCAGCGGCGACGGCCGTGGCCCTGGGGGCGGACATCGTCATCGTGGGCGGTAATATAACCCACGCTAAGGACGTGACCGGCTCCGCCCGGCGCGTGCGCCAGAGCATCGACGCGGCCGGAAAGCAATACATCGTCCAGGAAAAGAAGTCATTGGACGAGGAGACCCGCGAGCTTTTCATGCAGGTCACGACGCCGAATATCTCGGACGCCATGCACAGGGCGCCCGCGATGCGGGACGTGAAGCCCTTATACGAAGGCATCAAGATCGCTGGCCGGGCGGTAACCGTGCAGAACTTCCCCGGCGACTGGGCGAAGCCCGTGGAGGCTATCGACCTGGCCCAGAAGGGAGATATCATCGTCATCTATAACGGTAGCAACTACGTGGCCCCCTGGGGAGAGCTGGCATCGAGGAGCTGCCAGCAGAGGGGCGTCGCGGGCGTGGTCATTGACGGGGCCATCCGGGATATCGACGACATTAAAAAGATCAAGTTCCCGGCCTTCGCCTCGGCGAGCGTGCCCAACGCGAGCGAGCCGAAGGGCATGGGCGAGATCAACGCGGACATTACCTGCGGCGGCCTGACCGTGAGGCCGGGCGACTGGATCATCGGCGATGACTGTGGTGTCATGGTTGTGTCAGCGGAGCACGCCTATGAGATCGCACGGCGGGCGCTGGAGGTCAAGAAAACCGAGGATAGGCAGAGGACCGAGATTGAGAGGGGTAAGACACTCGCCCAGGTCGTAGACCTCCACAAGTGGGAAAAGAAATAG
- a CDS encoding DUF362 domain-containing protein: MRVVIIKDPAVDYCKDAPFHPQVKYPEYPFNETSMQNSCYDEVRNLLYKLGMDKDNFNKPSWNPLGDIVKPGDNVFIKPNFVNNINPVGSVECMITQGSVIRAVLDYVYIALKGQGGVTIGDAPAVETDFDEVIRLTGVGSIAEYYSDKSLRLDIIDLRAEQGQTRLGRLLVKPLKGDPLGYSVVDLKNNSELTDIKGDIKKFRVNNYDIRYMREHHDSSKNEYCIANSILNADVIINLPKLKTHNRTGITCSLKNFVGINGYKSWLPHHRAGSREDGGDEYEHRDVRKDMIIRIYDRISSTKRKYEIPPLWGCILLLNISKMVIPYKDDFFDGSWHGNDTIPRTISDLNKIVRYADKAGTLRDTPQRKMFILVDGIIAGEKEGPQSPSEKKCGILVAGYNPVEVDIVCSRIMGFDYRKMVMFRHAMGRKRYTLFEGNPRDIEIAADNCRSLDDIYDAFGCDFMPPLGWRGHIEYVREEKAKALVKVSPIASK; this comes from the coding sequence ATGAGAGTCGTGATCATTAAAGACCCGGCTGTCGATTATTGTAAGGATGCCCCGTTCCACCCGCAGGTAAAATACCCGGAATATCCGTTCAATGAAACTAGTATGCAAAACTCGTGTTACGATGAAGTAAGGAACCTCCTTTACAAGCTGGGCATGGACAAAGATAATTTTAATAAGCCCTCGTGGAACCCACTCGGGGACATCGTGAAGCCCGGGGATAATGTATTCATCAAACCGAACTTCGTCAATAATATAAACCCTGTCGGCAGTGTCGAATGCATGATCACCCAGGGGTCGGTGATAAGGGCGGTCCTCGACTATGTTTATATCGCATTAAAAGGCCAGGGCGGGGTCACCATCGGCGATGCCCCCGCGGTGGAGACAGATTTCGACGAGGTAATACGGCTGACGGGAGTGGGTAGCATCGCCGAATATTACAGTGATAAAAGCTTGAGGCTCGACATCATCGACCTGCGCGCAGAACAAGGACAGACCAGGCTTGGCCGGTTACTGGTCAAGCCGCTGAAGGGAGACCCACTGGGCTATTCCGTCGTTGACCTCAAAAATAATTCGGAACTGACAGATATTAAGGGCGACATAAAAAAATTCCGGGTCAACAATTATGATATACGCTATATGAGAGAGCACCATGACAGTTCGAAGAACGAGTATTGTATCGCCAACAGCATACTAAATGCGGACGTGATCATTAACCTCCCGAAATTGAAAACGCACAACAGAACCGGCATTACGTGCTCCCTTAAGAATTTCGTCGGGATAAACGGGTATAAGAGCTGGCTTCCCCATCATAGGGCCGGGTCCAGAGAGGATGGCGGTGACGAGTACGAGCATAGGGACGTGCGGAAGGATATGATCATCCGCATCTATGACCGGATATCGTCCACTAAGCGGAAATACGAAATCCCTCCTCTGTGGGGCTGCATATTGTTATTGAACATCTCGAAAATGGTCATCCCTTACAAGGACGATTTCTTTGATGGAAGCTGGCACGGGAACGATACTATTCCCCGAACCATATCCGACTTAAACAAGATTGTCCGCTATGCCGATAAAGCTGGAACCTTAAGGGATACGCCGCAGCGTAAAATGTTCATTCTGGTGGACGGCATCATTGCCGGAGAAAAAGAGGGACCGCAATCGCCCAGCGAAAAGAAATGCGGCATACTCGTCGCGGGCTATAACCCGGTGGAAGTGGACATTGTGTGCAGCAGGATCATGGGCTTCGACTACAGGAAAATGGTGATGTTCCGGCATGCGATGGGCAGAAAAAGATATACATTATTCGAGGGGAACCCCCGGGATATTGAGATCGCAGCGGACAATTGCCGAAGCCTGGATGATATCTACGATGCCTTTGGCTGTGACTTCATGCCCCCTCTGGGATGGCGCGGGCATATCGAATATGTAAGAGAAGAAAAGGCCAAAGCACTGGTTAAAGTATCTCCCATCGCCAGTAAATAA